A genome region from Acidimicrobiia bacterium includes the following:
- a CDS encoding penicillin acylase family protein codes for MPPSVVVVPGLDGEVVIERDGWGIPHAVAASGHDAFFAQGFVQAEDRLGQLEFDRRRALGRWAEVAGRSAVEFDGFARRADLPGVARREYERLDPDSRAPLDAYAAGVNAWLGLGRDPPTDLALAGVTPEPWEPWHACAVFLVRHVVFATWQRKLWRGRLVAELGPSTVARLERRPPIDVPLIVPPGLVGPAAAIDPDGLAVVAEAMGAAGGSGSNAWAVAGTRARSGLPLVAGDPHRLVEVPNVYYQCHLACPDFDAIGLAFVGVPGFPHFGHTERVAWCVTNANGDYQDLYVDRVDAAAPSRREVIAVRDADPVTVECRATAHGPLLFGDPESGTAVALRATALARPSRGLSVLLPMLRARTVDELDDVMRAWVDPVNNLVSADVDGHLRYRTVGEIPVRSTANAWGPVPGWTADHEWVGTVPYDELPSSRDPERGWIVTANQAIVGPDYPHYLGLDYARPDRAARIVARLEALGPATVEDMAAIHQDRRALAADLWVERLVRLDGRNDHERAALERLRRWDRVMDAASVGAAVYMTARDAAGRAVAAHPALDPLRAPFPGEPRAVFVPLELRLWPLLPRLLAADDVTLLPSGRTWTDVLAAALTDAVALLRRELGDDVDDWRWGALHRCAPRHPLSTTDPSWAAALDPPAVEMGGEWDTVWSAAHPAGYGFGVTTASVARYVFDLADWDRSAWVVPLGVSGEPTSPHFADQQEAWATGALVPMPYSRARVRESAASTTTLRPA; via the coding sequence ATGCCGCCGTCCGTCGTCGTCGTGCCGGGCCTGGACGGGGAGGTGGTCATCGAGCGCGACGGCTGGGGCATCCCGCACGCCGTCGCCGCCAGCGGGCACGACGCCTTCTTCGCCCAGGGCTTCGTGCAGGCCGAGGACCGCCTCGGCCAGCTCGAGTTCGATCGCCGCCGGGCGCTCGGCCGGTGGGCCGAGGTGGCCGGCCGGTCCGCGGTCGAGTTCGACGGCTTCGCGAGGCGGGCGGACCTGCCCGGGGTGGCCCGCCGCGAGTACGAGCGGCTCGACCCCGACAGCCGGGCGCCGCTCGACGCGTACGCCGCGGGCGTGAACGCCTGGCTGGGCCTCGGCCGCGACCCGCCGACCGACCTCGCCCTCGCCGGCGTCACGCCCGAGCCCTGGGAGCCGTGGCACGCCTGCGCGGTGTTCCTCGTCCGGCACGTCGTCTTCGCCACGTGGCAGCGCAAGCTCTGGCGCGGCCGGCTGGTCGCCGAGCTGGGCCCGTCGACGGTCGCCCGCCTCGAGCGGCGGCCCCCGATCGACGTGCCGCTCATCGTGCCCCCCGGCCTCGTCGGGCCGGCGGCGGCCATCGACCCCGACGGGCTCGCGGTGGTGGCCGAGGCCATGGGCGCGGCGGGTGGCTCGGGCTCGAACGCGTGGGCGGTGGCGGGGACGCGCGCGCGGTCCGGGCTCCCGCTCGTCGCCGGTGACCCGCACCGGCTCGTCGAGGTTCCGAACGTCTACTACCAGTGCCACCTGGCCTGCCCCGACTTCGACGCCATCGGGCTGGCCTTCGTCGGGGTGCCGGGGTTCCCGCACTTCGGGCACACCGAGCGCGTGGCCTGGTGCGTGACGAACGCCAACGGCGACTACCAGGACCTCTACGTCGACCGGGTCGACGCCGCGGCGCCGTCGCGGCGGGAGGTGATCGCGGTTCGCGACGCCGACCCGGTCACGGTCGAGTGCCGCGCCACCGCGCACGGCCCGCTGCTCTTCGGCGACCCGGAGTCCGGCACCGCGGTCGCCCTCCGGGCCACCGCGCTGGCGCGCCCGAGCCGGGGCCTGTCGGTGCTGCTGCCGATGCTGCGCGCCCGCACCGTCGACGAGCTCGACGACGTCATGCGGGCGTGGGTCGACCCGGTGAACAACCTCGTCTCGGCCGACGTGGACGGCCACCTCCGCTACCGCACCGTGGGCGAGATCCCGGTCCGCTCGACCGCGAACGCGTGGGGTCCGGTGCCAGGCTGGACCGCCGACCACGAGTGGGTCGGCACGGTGCCGTACGACGAGCTGCCGTCGAGCCGCGACCCGGAGCGGGGCTGGATCGTCACCGCCAACCAGGCGATCGTCGGGCCCGACTACCCGCACTACCTCGGGCTCGACTACGCCCGTCCCGACCGGGCCGCCCGCATCGTCGCCCGCCTCGAGGCCCTCGGCCCGGCGACGGTCGAGGACATGGCCGCGATCCACCAGGACCGCCGCGCCCTGGCCGCCGACCTCTGGGTCGAGCGGCTGGTCCGCCTCGACGGGCGCAACGACCACGAGCGGGCCGCGCTCGAGCGGCTGCGGCGCTGGGACCGGGTGATGGACGCGGCGTCGGTCGGCGCCGCCGTCTACATGACCGCCCGCGACGCCGCCGGCCGGGCCGTCGCCGCCCACCCCGCGCTGGACCCGCTGCGGGCGCCGTTCCCGGGGGAGCCGCGCGCCGTGTTCGTGCCGCTCGAGCTGCGGCTCTGGCCGCTGCTGCCCCGGCTCCTCGCGGCCGACGACGTGACGCTGCTCCCGTCCGGCCGGACCTGGACCGACGTGCTGGCGGCGGCGCTGACCGACGCCGTGGCCCTCCTCCGGCGGGAGCTCGGCGACGACGTCGACGACTGGCGGTGGGGCGCCCTGCACCGCTGCGCGCCCCGGCACCCGCTGTCGACGACGGACCCGTCGTGGGCGGCCGCGCTCGACCCTCCCGCGGTCGAGATGGGCGGCGAGTGGGACACGGTCTGGTCGGCGGCGCATCCGGCCGGGTACGGCTTCGGGGTCACCACCGCGTCGGTGGCCCGCTACGTGTTCGACCTCGCCGACTGGGACCGGTCGGCCTGGGTGGTCCCCCTCGGCGTGTCCGGCGAGCCGACGAGCCCGCACTTCGCCGACCAGCAGGAGGCCTGGGCGACGGGCGCGCTCGTCCCGATGCCGTACTCGCGGGCCCGCGTCCGCGAGAGCGCCGCCTCGACCACGACGCTGCGGCCGGCCTGA
- a CDS encoding alpha/beta hydrolase, translated as MTEPARYDEFGLFHENAEEYGIPWAGPPTVRRESVPVTADGRRLSALVWGDAAPELVLLHGGAQNAHTWDTVALALQRPLVAVDLPGHGHSDHREEGPFGPRLNAADVAVAVRALAPQARLVVGMSLGGLTAIALTSEAPDLVRRLALVDVTPGVDREKAAPIAQFIAGPESFASFDEILARTIEFNPTRSESSLRRGVLHNAVARDDGRWVWRYQRPRILERDTLEIPADFATLWDDVSRIAVPLLLVRGGAPGSVVDDDDVAELRRRQPDARVEVVDGAGHSVQGDRPVELARLLEGFLDV; from the coding sequence ATGACGGAGCCGGCGCGCTACGACGAGTTCGGGCTGTTCCACGAGAACGCCGAGGAGTACGGGATCCCCTGGGCGGGACCGCCGACGGTCCGTCGCGAGTCGGTGCCGGTCACCGCCGACGGCCGTCGCCTCAGCGCGCTCGTGTGGGGCGACGCCGCGCCCGAGCTGGTGCTGCTCCACGGCGGCGCCCAGAACGCGCACACCTGGGACACGGTCGCGCTCGCCCTGCAGCGGCCGCTCGTGGCCGTCGACCTGCCCGGCCACGGCCACTCCGACCACCGCGAGGAGGGCCCGTTCGGTCCCCGGCTGAACGCCGCCGACGTCGCCGTGGCGGTGCGGGCGCTGGCCCCGCAGGCGCGCCTGGTGGTCGGGATGTCGCTCGGCGGGCTGACCGCCATCGCGCTGACGAGCGAGGCCCCCGACCTCGTCCGCCGCCTGGCCCTCGTCGACGTCACCCCGGGTGTCGACCGCGAGAAGGCGGCGCCGATCGCGCAGTTCATCGCCGGCCCCGAGAGCTTCGCGAGCTTCGACGAGATCCTGGCCCGCACGATCGAGTTCAACCCGACCCGGTCCGAGTCGTCGCTACGCCGCGGCGTCCTGCACAACGCCGTCGCGCGCGACGACGGGCGATGGGTGTGGCGCTACCAGCGGCCGCGGATCCTCGAGCGCGACACCCTCGAGATCCCCGCCGACTTCGCGACGCTCTGGGACGACGTCTCCCGGATCGCCGTGCCGCTCCTCCTGGTCCGGGGCGGTGCTCCGGGCTCGGTCGTGGACGACGACGACGTGGCCGAGCTGCGGCGACGCCAGCCCGACGCGCGGGTCGAGGTCGTCGACGGGGCCGGGCACAGCGTGCAGGGCGACCGGCCGGTCGAGCTGGCCCGGCTCCTCGAGGGCTTCCTCGACGTGTGA